A region of Marnyiella aurantia DNA encodes the following proteins:
- a CDS encoding hydrogen peroxide-inducible genes activator, protein MNIQQLEYLIAVDKYKHFGKAAQACFITQPTLSAMIQKFEDELDVKIFDRTSHPIRTTDVGVQMVAHAKSIIDSVNELRNKADLLNNVLGGKINLGIIPTVSTYILPAEIFSFLKENPKVEMAVKEMTTDNIIKGLKSGELDAGIIATPYDGANEFYQEFLFNEELMLYASDVPEKLDSFVVPDEIDVEKVWLLEEGNCLRTQFENICHLKENALKPKNLDFKASNISTLIQMVDKVGGISILPELAVLQLTEEQTAKVSRFRKPFPYREISIIYYKPTYKQKIIDELLTTIRDSVQAKLNFSKAPEDYVNVKPQ, encoded by the coding sequence ATGAACATTCAGCAACTGGAATATCTAATCGCAGTAGATAAATATAAACATTTTGGAAAGGCCGCACAGGCATGCTTTATTACACAGCCTACACTTAGTGCGATGATCCAGAAATTCGAAGATGAGCTGGATGTGAAAATCTTTGACCGTACAAGCCATCCTATCCGAACTACAGACGTGGGTGTGCAGATGGTTGCGCACGCCAAAAGCATTATTGATTCGGTAAACGAACTGCGTAATAAAGCGGACTTACTGAACAATGTGCTGGGGGGCAAGATAAACCTTGGTATTATACCCACGGTCTCCACCTATATTCTGCCTGCGGAAATATTTTCATTTCTGAAAGAAAATCCAAAGGTTGAAATGGCCGTAAAGGAAATGACTACCGATAATATCATCAAAGGTTTGAAATCCGGTGAGCTGGACGCAGGTATCATTGCCACCCCTTATGACGGTGCCAACGAATTTTATCAGGAGTTTCTGTTCAATGAGGAACTTATGCTTTACGCTTCGGATGTTCCGGAAAAACTTGACAGCTTCGTAGTGCCGGACGAAATCGATGTGGAAAAGGTCTGGCTTCTGGAAGAGGGCAACTGTCTCCGGACCCAGTTTGAGAACATCTGCCATTTGAAAGAGAATGCATTGAAACCGAAAAATCTTGATTTCAAGGCGTCTAACATCAGTACTCTGATTCAGATGGTAGATAAAGTAGGCGGAATCTCTATATTACCCGAGCTCGCTGTCCTGCAACTCACAGAAGAGCAGACAGCTAAAGTATCACGTTTCCGCAAGCCCTTCCCATACAGGGAGATAAGTATCATTTACTATAAACCTACGTACAAGCAGAAGATCATAGACGAGCTTTTGACTACGATCCGAGATTCCGTGCAGGCCAAACTCAATTTCAGCAAAGCGCCGGAAGATTATGTGAATGTGAAGCCTCAGTAG